In Paralcaligenes sp. KSB-10, the following are encoded in one genomic region:
- a CDS encoding type II toxin-antitoxin system HigB family toxin, whose protein sequence is MRIIGREKLDQYCAAHADCRKWIGTWISDVSGSQWRTPQDIKDRYASASMLERNIVIFNVKGNTYRLVTIVAYKTSVVVVEWIGTHAEYTKKY, encoded by the coding sequence ATGCGAATCATTGGACGAGAAAAACTTGACCAATACTGTGCTGCGCATGCCGATTGTCGAAAGTGGATTGGCACATGGATTTCAGACGTTAGTGGAAGTCAATGGCGCACGCCTCAGGACATCAAGGACAGGTATGCCTCAGCCAGCATGCTTGAAAGGAATATTGTGATATTCAACGTTAAAGGCAACACGTACAGACTCGTTACCATCGTTGCATATAAAACCAGCGTTGTAGTTGTGGAGTGGATCGGAACCCACGCCGAATACACGAAGAAATACTGA
- a CDS encoding beta family protein, protein MDAKTLYSPILKGKANDLKALGKIPRSLALHVHALVELLSPNGRESIETACVRFAHQLRKHCPLNAVSVDLHAIAPEHVTNDGSPALEALCTNLRGLGILFTPVFGFDHEPELWDRIVPIATSQGRGLTFRLKIDDLEAGEDTIYDIIERLRYAHIPTSDTKILIDLESIGNLDSVSLVRLRGLTQDFVEVATTVAKFGLISVIGSSMPKDVSDVKKEGTKAFYRHEMPLWLNVAAGVSSEGLAFGDYGIVHPNFSDKIIPKHPNAKIRYTRGLHHHIFRGYSLREGLKYQQYSELARRVLNSSVFLDRNYSFGDDYVWRCANGEERCGNLGTWVEVDMNHHLVHVAAQLPQILTRVAAGVSANELLAMDS, encoded by the coding sequence GTGGACGCTAAAACTCTGTATTCGCCGATTCTTAAAGGCAAAGCCAACGATCTCAAAGCACTTGGCAAGATACCGCGTTCACTGGCCCTTCACGTTCATGCTCTCGTGGAGCTTTTATCTCCCAATGGGCGCGAGTCTATTGAGACAGCGTGTGTTCGGTTCGCTCATCAATTGCGGAAGCATTGCCCCTTGAATGCGGTCAGTGTTGATTTGCATGCCATCGCACCTGAGCACGTAACCAATGACGGTAGTCCTGCTTTAGAAGCGTTGTGTACCAATTTGCGTGGTTTAGGGATTTTGTTCACTCCAGTGTTTGGCTTCGACCACGAACCTGAGCTGTGGGATCGTATTGTTCCCATCGCAACCAGCCAGGGACGTGGTCTAACGTTTCGACTCAAGATCGATGATCTTGAAGCTGGAGAGGACACAATTTACGATATTATCGAGCGTCTGCGCTATGCCCACATTCCGACAAGCGACACTAAAATCTTGATTGACCTTGAATCTATTGGAAATCTAGACTCCGTTTCACTTGTTCGATTACGCGGACTCACCCAGGACTTCGTTGAAGTTGCCACAACAGTCGCGAAGTTCGGGCTCATTTCTGTCATCGGATCGAGCATGCCGAAAGACGTGAGTGACGTCAAAAAAGAAGGTACCAAGGCGTTCTATCGCCATGAGATGCCTCTTTGGCTTAACGTAGCCGCCGGAGTTTCCTCGGAAGGACTCGCATTCGGAGACTATGGCATCGTGCATCCCAACTTCTCAGACAAGATCATCCCAAAACATCCAAATGCCAAGATTCGGTACACACGAGGCTTACATCATCATATCTTCCGCGGCTACAGTCTGAGAGAAGGCCTAAAGTACCAGCAATATAGCGAGTTGGCTCGTCGCGTCCTGAATTCGTCGGTGTTCCTAGACCGTAATTACTCCTTCGGCGATGACTATGTGTGGCGCTGCGCAAACGGGGAAGAACGTTGCGGAAATTTGGGGACCTGGGTGGAGGTTGACATGAACCACCATCTTGTCCACGTAGCGGCTCAGTTACCGCAAATCCTTACGCGGGTGGCGGCAGGCGTCAGTGCAAATGAATTGTTGGCTATGGATTCATAA
- a CDS encoding peroxidase-related enzyme (This protein belongs to a clade of uncharacterized proteins related to peroxidases such as the alkylhydroperoxidase AhpD.): MSSTIKSHGFTNETLGWKAWLDVVDLDRATPAQIDVLEMSHPKAKESDYYLFLAHQPEILKQRSEAYNAIMYAPGGLARADRELGALTVSRINGCVYCASVHAQRFEQLAKRNDSVQQVFDEPRTAGANEREKAIAQFAILLTEAPESVGADAIQALKNVGLNEGEILDLIHAASIFGWANRLMLNLGEPVFPGD; encoded by the coding sequence ATGAGCAGCACTATAAAAAGCCACGGCTTCACCAACGAAACGCTGGGCTGGAAAGCCTGGCTGGACGTGGTCGATCTGGATCGCGCCACGCCTGCACAGATTGACGTGCTGGAAATGAGCCATCCCAAGGCCAAGGAGTCGGACTACTACCTGTTCCTGGCTCACCAGCCCGAGATCCTCAAACAGCGCTCCGAAGCCTACAACGCCATCATGTATGCGCCGGGCGGCCTGGCGCGCGCCGATCGCGAACTGGGCGCGCTGACCGTATCGCGCATCAATGGCTGCGTGTATTGCGCCTCGGTGCATGCCCAGCGTTTCGAACAATTGGCCAAGCGTAATGATTCCGTGCAGCAGGTCTTCGACGAGCCGCGCACGGCCGGGGCCAACGAGCGCGAGAAAGCGATTGCGCAATTTGCCATTTTGCTGACCGAAGCGCCGGAATCCGTAGGGGCAGACGCTATCCAGGCGCTGAAGAATGTCGGCCTGAACGAAGGCGAAATACTCGACCTGATCCATGCCGCGTCGATTTTCGGCTGGGCCAATCGGCTGATGTTGAATCTGGGCGAACCGGTATTCCCGGGGGACTGA
- a CDS encoding ATP-binding protein, which yields MNTITEVNLDPVERRSLDEVLSAYLRRLDGIHPDWYIKNRPDGPYLIVELAKPSEEHYKTHNAIVSELSEDNVFKERSTVQQRRTAPKQRLLLPETQLLRKNIAETLTIDKNSFNGDFFARYTASVMALEQQITTKANFVVYGRRGAGKSSLLAYAMHTAIRNGAPYSWLAMQTFARRSDPQVVPAIISAVFYELAKTVPTSEMLENVIKNFDILSESSGRAVLSKCDRLIPRARRALGEYAAQDRPLTIFLDDIHVLDESVQPLVLSYIYSMTRGNNVFIKASGISQLTTLWDSSKQVGLQPQHDAQMLNLDLNLTMPDKSRDHIVSILDAHARFCGLPNVRYLAGDDVLSRLVLVAAGVPRDALSLFSVALSKATTKGQKLVSITSVNAAASEMVEEKLKDIEKDLGGDLIEIQNLLSEVKKFCVEQKRKNSFLVEIRNSNLRYKLVQKLIALRLVHLLHEGITPHKAGKRFNALMLDFGFYVGIRAARSVDFIPDEPRPLLAKELRSLPIFQ from the coding sequence ATGAACACGATAACTGAGGTGAATCTTGACCCGGTTGAAAGAAGATCGTTGGACGAAGTCCTTTCAGCCTATTTGCGGCGTTTGGATGGCATCCATCCGGACTGGTACATCAAGAATCGACCGGATGGCCCCTACTTGATTGTCGAATTGGCGAAACCCTCCGAAGAGCACTACAAAACTCACAACGCTATTGTTTCTGAACTCTCGGAGGACAATGTATTCAAAGAGCGGTCTACAGTTCAGCAGCGGAGAACGGCTCCCAAGCAAAGGCTGTTGTTACCCGAGACGCAGTTGCTGAGAAAGAATATCGCTGAAACCTTGACTATCGACAAGAATAGCTTTAATGGTGATTTCTTTGCGCGGTACACCGCTTCAGTGATGGCACTTGAGCAACAGATCACAACGAAAGCTAACTTTGTCGTCTATGGACGACGCGGCGCAGGAAAGTCTAGTTTACTGGCTTATGCAATGCACACAGCTATACGGAATGGGGCGCCATATAGCTGGCTGGCAATGCAAACCTTTGCCAGAAGATCAGATCCCCAGGTTGTTCCCGCAATCATTTCAGCAGTATTCTATGAGCTTGCGAAGACCGTCCCAACCTCCGAGATGCTGGAGAATGTCATCAAGAACTTTGACATTCTAAGTGAAAGCAGCGGCAGGGCAGTTTTGTCGAAATGTGATCGTCTAATACCTCGTGCTAGGCGAGCCTTGGGAGAGTATGCTGCCCAGGATCGCCCACTTACAATATTTCTTGATGATATACACGTTCTGGATGAATCCGTTCAGCCCTTGGTCTTGTCCTACATTTACAGCATGACCAGAGGAAATAACGTGTTTATTAAGGCGTCTGGTATTTCGCAACTTACGACGCTTTGGGACAGTTCAAAGCAAGTTGGACTGCAGCCTCAGCATGATGCACAGATGCTGAATCTCGATCTGAATTTGACGATGCCGGACAAGTCCAGGGACCATATCGTCAGCATATTGGACGCGCATGCTCGCTTTTGTGGGCTTCCTAATGTTCGTTATCTTGCTGGCGATGACGTTCTGTCTCGTCTCGTATTAGTTGCAGCAGGAGTGCCGAGGGATGCTCTGAGCCTATTTTCTGTGGCGCTTTCGAAAGCTACCACAAAGGGTCAAAAGCTTGTCTCAATAACCAGTGTGAATGCTGCCGCCTCGGAAATGGTCGAAGAAAAACTGAAGGATATTGAGAAGGATTTGGGTGGCGATCTGATCGAAATTCAAAATCTACTGAGTGAGGTTAAGAAATTTTGCGTGGAGCAGAAACGGAAGAATTCGTTCCTGGTAGAGATCAGGAACTCTAACTTGCGATACAAACTTGTACAGAAACTGATTGCACTGCGTTTGGTCCATTTGCTTCATGAAGGTATTACCCCCCACAAGGCAGGTAAACGCTTCAACGCACTTATGCTCGACTTTGGTTTTTATGTAGGCATCAGAGCCGCAAGGAGTGTCGATTTCATCCCCGATGAGCCTCGACCCCTTCTCGCGAAAGAGCTTAGGTCGCTTCCAATATTTCAATAA
- a CDS encoding CMD domain-containing protein, protein MVTTDESPASADLIDQVVGLAEGDALHATRHARAKVAVATQKSYELFFSPDLGGLSLRDRLLVAYYACVLSRADALAAHYRQALTEQGVAAPLLEAVGAGRIDDLESASLSAMLKFTQKLIEKPVEGDEAALKALRAAGIATPDIVTLAQLVAFLSYQLRLTAGLRAMKALEKSA, encoded by the coding sequence ATGGTGACTACAGATGAATCCCCGGCAAGCGCCGATCTGATCGACCAGGTCGTCGGCCTGGCCGAAGGCGATGCCCTGCATGCCACGCGCCACGCGCGCGCCAAGGTGGCCGTGGCCACGCAAAAAAGTTATGAACTTTTTTTTAGTCCCGATCTGGGCGGCCTGTCGCTGCGGGATCGCCTGCTGGTGGCCTACTACGCTTGCGTGCTTTCCAGGGCCGATGCTCTGGCCGCGCATTACCGCCAGGCCCTGACAGAGCAGGGAGTCGCGGCTCCGCTGCTTGAGGCCGTGGGCGCAGGCCGCATCGATGATCTCGAATCGGCCAGTCTATCGGCCATGCTGAAGTTCACACAGAAGCTCATCGAAAAGCCGGTAGAGGGTGACGAAGCCGCCCTCAAGGCCTTGCGGGCCGCGGGGATCGCCACGCCCGATATCGTCACGCTGGCGCAACTGGTGGCCTTCCTGTCATACCAGCTGCGATTGACCGCTGGCCTGCGGGCCATGAAAGCTCTGGAGAAAAGCGCATGA
- the prpF gene encoding 2-methylaconitate cis-trans isomerase PrpF: protein MNTPQRQIRIPALYMRGGTSKGVFFLPEDLPADPARRDAVLLRIMGSPDPYEKQLDGMGGATSSTSKIVIVSKSRQPGCDVDYLFGQVSIDRALVDWSGNCGNLTSAVGPFAIHRGLIDAPRDGVAAITIWQANIQKKIVAHVPMRDGEVQELGNFELDGVTFPAAEIRLEFLDPGADGGEDDAGGAIFPTGNPVDVLSVPGVGDVEVTLINAGNPAVFIEAVTLGLSGAELPDDINKDAALLARFEAIRAHGAVAMGLAESVEYASSKRQHTPKIAFFGKPAAYVASSGKHVQAEDIDVLARIVSMGKAHHAMTGTGAVAIAAAAAIPGTVVSRVLGGVKTGVRFGHPSGTLGVGAEAQQSAGGWVVTKATMSRSARRLMEGSVLIPEL from the coding sequence ATGAACACCCCTCAGCGCCAAATCAGGATTCCCGCTCTTTATATGCGTGGAGGCACCAGCAAGGGCGTATTCTTTCTGCCTGAAGACTTGCCCGCCGATCCGGCCAGGCGCGATGCGGTGTTGCTGCGCATCATGGGTAGCCCCGACCCCTATGAAAAGCAGCTCGACGGCATGGGGGGCGCCACCTCCAGTACCAGCAAAATCGTCATTGTCAGCAAAAGCCGGCAGCCGGGTTGCGATGTGGATTACTTGTTTGGGCAGGTCAGCATCGACCGGGCGCTGGTGGACTGGAGCGGCAATTGCGGCAATCTGACCTCGGCCGTGGGCCCGTTCGCCATACATCGGGGCCTGATCGATGCGCCGCGCGATGGTGTGGCCGCTATCACCATCTGGCAGGCGAACATCCAGAAGAAAATTGTCGCGCATGTGCCGATGCGCGATGGCGAGGTGCAGGAACTGGGCAATTTCGAACTGGATGGCGTGACCTTTCCCGCAGCCGAGATTCGCCTGGAATTTCTCGATCCCGGCGCCGATGGCGGTGAAGACGATGCCGGCGGCGCCATATTTCCAACCGGGAACCCAGTCGATGTGCTTTCGGTGCCCGGCGTGGGAGACGTGGAGGTCACTCTTATCAATGCCGGAAATCCGGCCGTGTTCATCGAAGCGGTAACGCTGGGCCTGAGCGGCGCCGAGCTGCCGGACGACATCAATAAAGATGCGGCGCTATTGGCCCGTTTCGAGGCCATTCGGGCTCACGGCGCCGTTGCGATGGGTCTGGCGGAAAGTGTGGAATACGCCAGCAGCAAACGGCAGCATACGCCCAAGATTGCGTTTTTCGGCAAGCCCGCCGCGTATGTGGCCAGTAGCGGCAAGCATGTCCAGGCGGAAGATATCGATGTGCTGGCTCGTATTGTGTCCATGGGCAAGGCGCATCACGCCATGACAGGCACAGGCGCCGTGGCCATTGCCGCGGCCGCCGCCATCCCGGGCACGGTTGTCAGCAGGGTGCTGGGAGGCGTGAAAACCGGCGTGCGCTTTGGCCATCCGTCCGGCACGCTGGGAGTGGGGGCCGAGGCGCAGCAGAGCGCGGGCGGCTGGGTGGTCACCAAGGCCACCATGAGTCGCAGCGCCCGGCGTTTGATGGAAGGCAGTGTGTTGATTCCTGAGTTGTAG
- a CDS encoding NAD(P)-binding domain-containing protein — MTLATIPRSGLGHLEQRLAQDMAWLDLPATPWVPQAEFNGSEALDVAIIGGGMAGMAAAVSLKNLGVRVRIFDEAKEGFEGPWATTARMETLRSPKQLTGPALGLPALTFRAWFEAQFGAAAWEALDKIPRLQWMDYLRWYRRVMDVDIRNEHQVRNIVPRADHVELHVVGPGGPELVYARRVVLATGRAGLGGAYVPDFMQPIARERWAHSSDDMDYAQLRGLRVGVVGAGASAMDSAATALENGAARVDLLIRRTDIPRVNKGKGAGNPGFTHGYLQLPDEWKWRIRHYINQQQVPPPRGSTLRVSRHANAYFNLGCPVEAVHERPGHLEVQTPRKTFELDFLILSTGFLVDWSARSEYATIAPHIRVWSDRYQPGEGADDQELANSPDVGPSFEFQAKEGSNLPGLSRVHCFCYPATLTHGQVSGDIPAISDGAQRLAKGIVSLLYRENIEQHYAAMQAFSEPEVYGDEWVDAGAK, encoded by the coding sequence ATGACCCTAGCAACAATACCCCGTTCGGGCCTGGGCCATCTTGAACAACGCCTGGCGCAAGACATGGCCTGGCTTGATTTGCCTGCGACCCCATGGGTGCCGCAGGCCGAGTTCAACGGTAGCGAAGCGCTGGATGTGGCGATTATCGGGGGCGGCATGGCGGGCATGGCGGCGGCTGTATCGCTTAAAAACCTGGGTGTGCGGGTTCGGATTTTCGACGAGGCCAAAGAAGGTTTCGAAGGCCCTTGGGCGACCACGGCGCGCATGGAGACCTTGCGTTCGCCCAAGCAACTGACGGGCCCGGCTCTGGGCTTGCCGGCCCTGACTTTCCGGGCCTGGTTCGAGGCGCAGTTCGGCGCCGCGGCCTGGGAGGCGCTCGACAAGATACCCCGCCTGCAATGGATGGACTATCTGCGCTGGTACCGGCGCGTCATGGATGTGGACATACGCAATGAACATCAGGTCCGCAATATCGTGCCTCGCGCCGATCATGTCGAACTGCACGTAGTTGGGCCTGGCGGGCCGGAGCTTGTGTATGCCAGGCGTGTAGTGCTGGCCACGGGGCGGGCGGGCCTGGGGGGCGCCTATGTGCCGGATTTCATGCAGCCCATCGCCCGCGAGCGCTGGGCGCATTCCTCGGATGACATGGATTATGCGCAACTGCGCGGCCTGCGGGTAGGGGTGGTCGGTGCGGGAGCTTCGGCCATGGACAGTGCGGCGACTGCGCTGGAAAATGGCGCGGCACGCGTTGATCTGCTGATTCGCCGCACCGATATTCCGCGCGTCAATAAGGGCAAGGGCGCCGGCAATCCGGGGTTTACCCACGGCTACCTGCAACTGCCCGATGAATGGAAATGGCGCATACGCCATTACATCAACCAACAGCAGGTTCCGCCGCCGCGCGGCAGCACCTTGCGCGTATCGCGCCATGCCAATGCCTATTTCAACCTGGGATGCCCGGTTGAAGCGGTGCATGAGCGCCCGGGGCATCTGGAAGTACAGACGCCCAGGAAAACGTTCGAGCTGGATTTCCTGATTCTTTCAACCGGCTTTCTGGTCGACTGGAGTGCTCGTTCCGAGTACGCCACGATCGCGCCGCATATTCGTGTCTGGAGCGATCGCTACCAGCCCGGCGAAGGTGCCGATGACCAGGAACTCGCGAATTCGCCCGATGTGGGACCCAGCTTTGAATTCCAGGCCAAGGAAGGAAGCAACCTGCCGGGTTTGTCGCGCGTGCATTGCTTTTGCTATCCGGCAACCTTGACTCATGGCCAGGTCTCGGGCGATATCCCCGCCATCAGCGACGGGGCGCAACGCCTGGCCAAAGGCATCGTCAGCTTGCTGTACCGTGAAAACATCGAGCAGCATTACGCGGCCATGCAGGCGTTCAGCGAACCTGAAGTGTATGGCGACGAATGGGTCGATGCGGGCGCGAAATAA
- a CDS encoding ImmA/IrrE family metallo-endopeptidase — translation MELKIIKTEADYRLYLGEVERLALADPSPDSSAGARLELISLLVEEYEKGRFRFDTPSPIEAIQFRMHEQGLRQADLVPYFGSRSRVSEVLAGKRPLTVQMIREVSMGLGISADVLVANSTSPVSEPIVDAIDAEIDWNRFPIKEMERHGYFNEVPKRNARALSELARDFVTSILPSGSHSPILARQGLRGDAVNPKSRYGLLAWKARVLDIARKRKARERLSTYHSEAINPAFLTQVVHLSWHQNGMRLACELIEGKGIPIVIEPHLAGTQLDGAAFLDQDGTPVIGLTFRFDRIDYFWFTLLHELAHVMKHLSNPGDAFLDRLEDSEATEVLEVEANRIARDALIPRAAWRRSEVISAPSRERIMRFAKEQMIHPAIVAGRVRRESGNFRVFGDLLGMSEVRNQFPEVSFK, via the coding sequence ATGGAACTGAAAATCATTAAGACGGAAGCTGACTATCGCTTGTACCTGGGCGAGGTGGAGCGTCTTGCCCTTGCAGACCCTTCGCCAGACTCTTCTGCGGGCGCTCGACTTGAGCTGATTTCTCTCCTCGTCGAGGAGTATGAAAAGGGCCGATTTAGGTTCGACACTCCGAGTCCGATAGAGGCAATCCAGTTTCGGATGCATGAACAAGGGCTTCGACAAGCTGACTTGGTGCCTTACTTTGGCTCAAGGAGTCGTGTCTCTGAGGTGCTTGCAGGCAAGCGTCCGCTTACAGTGCAGATGATCCGTGAGGTTTCGATGGGTTTGGGCATCTCAGCTGATGTCCTTGTCGCTAACTCGACTTCCCCGGTTTCGGAGCCAATCGTTGATGCTATTGATGCCGAAATTGATTGGAATCGTTTCCCCATAAAAGAGATGGAGCGTCACGGCTATTTCAATGAAGTGCCAAAGAGGAATGCTCGAGCGTTAAGCGAACTGGCACGAGATTTTGTGACCAGCATCCTCCCTTCAGGCAGTCACTCTCCAATCTTGGCTCGTCAAGGACTTCGCGGAGATGCGGTGAACCCAAAGTCTCGTTATGGGCTGCTGGCATGGAAAGCTCGCGTTCTAGACATAGCAAGAAAGCGAAAGGCGCGTGAGCGTTTATCGACATATCATTCTGAGGCCATTAACCCTGCGTTCTTGACCCAAGTCGTGCATTTGAGCTGGCATCAGAACGGCATGCGTTTGGCTTGTGAGTTGATTGAAGGAAAAGGCATTCCAATTGTGATTGAGCCGCATCTGGCTGGAACGCAACTTGATGGTGCTGCGTTTCTAGATCAAGATGGCACCCCAGTTATTGGGCTAACATTCCGATTTGATCGCATTGATTATTTCTGGTTCACGCTCCTTCATGAGCTTGCCCATGTGATGAAGCATTTGAGCAATCCGGGGGACGCATTCCTGGATCGTTTAGAAGACAGTGAGGCAACGGAAGTGCTGGAGGTCGAAGCTAACCGTATAGCCCGTGACGCGTTGATTCCAAGAGCAGCTTGGCGACGGAGTGAAGTAATTTCAGCACCAAGTCGGGAACGAATCATGCGGTTTGCGAAAGAACAGATGATTCATCCTGCGATTGTTGCTGGACGTGTCCGCCGAGAGAGTGGAAACTTCCGTGTTTTTGGTGATTTGCTGGGAATGAGCGAGGTTCGTAACCAGTTTCCTGAAGTCTCATTTAAGTGA
- the rmuC gene encoding DNA recombination protein RmuC, with protein sequence MTQTISVLTAVLLALLGLLLGFAIAALQWRRRLAATSEQLLLSQAGSAQRDELLAAQRAELDQARNLYAELSAEKNQIEQQLARLGSDAESLRERLTEARESLTAKEQLAHTASERLAAVDKELTELRVTHTEKLAGFEEIKQSFEQSRQQLKTEFQNLANQILEEKGKTFAENSQHSLDVLLKPFREQISGFQQRVNQVHDEAVKGNASLGAQIRHVLDIGVKMSAEASTLAKALKGDKKTTGNWGEIQLENALQQAGLIEGEHYEAQPRFKDEQGQARQPDFVVKLPDQKHMVLDSKVSLVDYDRAISAETEVEMQAALDAHVKAVRNHIDDLSGKDYSNLIGMRSPSFVLMFMPIEPAYIEAMKHNKDLFNYGYQRNVIMVSHTTLMPILKTVANLWMVARSNEQAQELSGRAGDIYNQVVIVAERLKRLGDTLGTASRHYNDTVTAVAGQQGLYGKTSRFNELSTKANKTMPSLEPMHRDFEVEKLGLVVGDGSVEKDVAQPEGPGVEAV encoded by the coding sequence ATGACACAAACAATTTCCGTCCTTACCGCAGTCTTGCTGGCCTTGTTGGGCCTGCTGCTGGGGTTTGCCATTGCGGCGCTGCAATGGCGGCGCCGGCTGGCGGCTACGAGCGAACAATTGCTGCTAAGCCAGGCCGGCTCCGCGCAGCGCGACGAACTTCTGGCCGCGCAACGTGCCGAACTGGATCAGGCCAGGAATTTGTATGCGGAGCTCAGCGCCGAGAAAAACCAGATCGAGCAGCAGCTTGCACGCTTGGGGTCCGATGCGGAAAGCCTGCGCGAACGCCTGACGGAAGCCAGGGAAAGCCTGACGGCAAAAGAACAGCTGGCGCACACCGCCAGCGAACGTCTGGCCGCCGTCGACAAGGAACTGACCGAACTGCGCGTTACACACACCGAGAAACTCGCCGGCTTCGAGGAAATAAAGCAGTCGTTCGAGCAGTCCAGGCAACAGCTTAAAACCGAATTCCAGAACCTGGCCAACCAGATCCTGGAAGAAAAAGGCAAAACCTTCGCTGAAAACAGCCAGCACTCGCTCGATGTGTTGCTCAAGCCCTTTCGTGAACAGATCAGCGGCTTTCAGCAGCGGGTCAACCAGGTGCACGATGAAGCGGTCAAAGGTAATGCATCGCTGGGCGCCCAGATCAGGCATGTGCTGGATATCGGCGTCAAGATGAGTGCGGAAGCCAGCACCCTGGCCAAGGCATTGAAAGGCGACAAGAAAACCACCGGCAACTGGGGCGAGATCCAGCTCGAAAACGCCTTGCAGCAGGCCGGCCTGATCGAGGGTGAACATTACGAAGCCCAGCCGCGCTTCAAAGACGAACAGGGCCAGGCGCGCCAGCCCGACTTCGTCGTCAAGCTGCCCGATCAAAAACACATGGTGCTGGACAGCAAGGTATCGCTGGTCGACTACGACCGCGCCATCTCGGCCGAAACGGAAGTCGAAATGCAGGCGGCCCTGGATGCGCACGTCAAGGCCGTCAGGAACCATATCGACGACCTCAGCGGCAAAGACTACAGCAACCTGATTGGCATGCGCAGCCCCAGCTTTGTGCTGATGTTCATGCCCATCGAGCCCGCCTACATCGAAGCCATGAAGCACAACAAGGACTTATTCAATTACGGCTACCAGAGAAACGTGATCATGGTTTCGCACACCACGCTCATGCCCATACTTAAAACGGTGGCCAACCTGTGGATGGTGGCACGCAGCAATGAACAGGCCCAGGAACTCAGCGGCCGCGCCGGGGACATCTACAACCAGGTCGTGATCGTTGCCGAGCGCTTGAAAAGGCTGGGGGATACTTTGGGTACCGCGAGCAGGCACTACAACGATACCGTCACCGCGGTGGCCGGCCAACAGGGCTTGTACGGCAAAACGTCGAGATTCAATGAGTTATCGACCAAGGCAAATAAAACCATGCCAAGCCTGGAGCCCATGCATAGGGATTTTGAGGTGGAGAAGCTGGGGCTGGTGGTGGGGGATGGGAGCGTTGAGAAGGATGTTGCGCAACCGGAAGGGCCTGGTGTTGAGGCGGTGTAG
- a CDS encoding LysR family transcriptional regulator produces MEIRQLEAFAAVLSTGSVTAAGRLLDRSQPVISRQVQDLEQELGFTLFERTRPSVTLTEQGRQFYEEMQHVLAGLQQLDVRSREIAQGQARPLKIVATYALSTGLLPGVLGELNAMHSRGHPGSILKDQKIYIDSLAPERVAKTVATGQATLGLTSLPIDLKQCRLHWSGEAPCVLAMSSTHALAQETTIALAQLRDTPIITMSSRNRLRHRLSTALLHDRGTRAPRHIETNSTLNALALVRANLGVAIVEPFTGVGMPPDGVVFRPIDTAIPFQMGAITHREQALADDVLCLIDMLKRYAQQHIPGFKLNSESRNRALLNSLYESPAIEDIAIL; encoded by the coding sequence ATGGAAATCCGCCAGCTCGAGGCCTTTGCCGCGGTATTGTCTACTGGCAGCGTCACGGCCGCGGGGCGTCTGCTGGATCGCTCGCAACCTGTCATCAGCCGGCAAGTGCAAGACCTGGAACAAGAACTGGGTTTTACCCTGTTCGAACGCACTCGCCCCTCTGTAACGCTCACGGAGCAAGGCCGGCAGTTCTACGAAGAAATGCAGCATGTGCTGGCCGGTTTGCAGCAGTTGGACGTGCGCTCCAGGGAAATCGCGCAAGGCCAGGCGCGCCCGCTCAAGATCGTGGCCACCTATGCCTTGTCGACAGGCTTGCTGCCGGGTGTCTTGGGTGAACTGAATGCGATGCATTCCAGGGGGCACCCCGGCTCCATTCTTAAAGACCAGAAAATCTACATTGACAGCCTTGCGCCCGAACGGGTCGCCAAGACCGTCGCCACAGGGCAGGCCACGCTGGGCTTGACCAGCCTGCCCATCGATCTGAAGCAATGCCGTTTGCACTGGTCGGGCGAAGCGCCGTGCGTGCTGGCCATGTCCAGTACACACGCCCTGGCGCAGGAAACCACCATTGCCCTTGCGCAACTGCGCGACACCCCTATCATTACCATGTCCAGCCGCAATCGCCTGCGCCATCGCTTGTCCACGGCTTTATTGCATGATCGCGGCACGCGTGCGCCGCGCCATATCGAAACCAATTCGACGCTCAATGCACTGGCGCTGGTGCGGGCAAACCTTGGCGTGGCGATCGTCGAACCGTTTACCGGTGTTGGGATGCCGCCGGATGGCGTTGTGTTCCGTCCCATCGATACCGCCATTCCATTTCAGATGGGCGCCATCACGCATCGCGAGCAGGCTCTTGCCGACGATGTGCTGTGTCTGATCGATATGCTCAAGCGCTACGCGCAACAGCATATTCCAGGCTTCAAATTGAATAGCGAAAGCCGCAATCGCGCCTTGCTTAATTCGCTTTACGAATCTCCCGCCATCGAGGATATCGCCATACTATGA